The sequence below is a genomic window from Rhizobium sp. NXC14.
TGTAACTATGAGGCCCGAAGCCGCAGATCACGCCCTTGCATGCCGGTGCGATCATCGACTCGCGGCGGAATTCTTCCCGCGTATGGACGTTGGATATGTGGAGCTCGATGACGGGAATCGAAATAGCGCGGATCGCGTCGTGCAGCGCAACTGACGTATGCGTGTAGGCGCCTGCATTGATGGCGACGCCGGCGGCTTTTTCGTCGGCCTCGTGGATCCAGTCCACAAGCGTGCCTTCGTGGTTGCTCTGACGGAAATCGATATCAAAGCCGAGTTCGCGCCCGGCTGCCTTGCAGTCTGCCTCGATGTCCTTGAGCGTCTTGCCGCCATAAATGCCGGGCTCTCGTTTGCCCAGCATGTTCAGGTTTGGGCCGTTCAGGACAAAAATCGTTTGCGTCATCGAATGTTCCGTAAATGCACGACGGCAACCTATAGACTCCGCGAGGGCTGAATGAAAGCCCTTACGGGTTGGCCGGCAGGAATCGCGCCACATTTGTCCACATGGCTGAAACGCTTCGATTTTGGCGATTTGATGAGCGGCCGGTCGGCTGTCCGCTTCCTCAGCAGGCGGTCTTGCCGCAGCTGCGCATGTTCTTGACCTTGGCTTCGAGATCGTCAAGCCCGACTGCGCCCGGGACCAGCTCGTTGCCGATTACGTAAGAGGGCGTGCCGCTGATGCCGAGGCTGGAGGCAAGCTGATAGGTCGCCTGAACGATCCCGTCATTCGGGCTCTTAGCCATCTCGGCGCGAATCTTGTCCTCGCTGACGCCGAGAGAGCCTGCGACGGCAATCGCACTGTCTTCCGAGGCGCGGCCTTCGCTGCTGAGAAGGGCGACATGAAAGTCGCCATATTTCGCAGGCGCCAGCCTGCGGAAGGCGTCGGCCACTTTGTGGGCGGCAACCGAATCCGGCCCGAGGATCGGGAATTCCTTGAGCACGAAGCGAACGTTCGCGTCCTTCTTCAACATCGCCTGCATGTCGGGAAGCGCGTGACGGCAGTAGGTGCAATTATAATCGAAGAATTCGACGACCGTCACATCGCCCTTGGGATTGCCGAGCGCGACGTCATCCTTCGAATTGAAGATATTCGCGGTGTTCTCCTCAATCGCCATATTGGCTTTCACCAGCCGCGCGGCTTCCTGCTTCTTCTGCAGCGCCTCCTGGACATCAAGCATGATCTCCGGGTTCTCGATCAGATATTGCTTGATGAATTCGCCGAACTCCTTCTTCTGCTGATCGTCGAGCGCTGCCGCCGGAAAGGGAAGAGCGATCGATGCGGCAAGCGCCAGTGCGGTGAAGCTTTTCGGGAAGAAGGCCATGATATCCTCGTCATCGGCGATGTGGTCTTGGTCGAGAAACCGTCGCCGGGTTATGGACTTGAACGCGTCGCGTCAAGTTACGGTCCGTCGAGTTCTGCTCAAACAGGAATTTTCATCCCTGCGCTGCCCTCGCGGGATTGTGATGAGCCGATTAATGCGGCAATTGTCAGGCCAACAGCCAAGAAGCCGAGCGAGAAGCGATCTTGTTTAACATATCGAAACGCAGCGAAGTCGAGCCTTTTCATGCCATGGACGTGTTGGCGGAGGCGACGAAGCGGCGGGCAGCCGGCCATCCCGTTATCTCGATGGCGGTCGGCCAACCTTCGCATCCCGCGCCTCGAGCTGCCCTCGAAGCGGCAAGCGCCGCTCTCGTCGAAGGCCGGATCGGTTATACGGATGCGCTGGGGACGGCGCGGCTGAAATCCGCACTTGCTTGGCACTACAGGGACCGTCACGGCCTGCAGATCGATCCCAAGCGCATCGCCATAACCACAGGCTCCTCGGCAGGGTTCAATCTCGCCTTTCTGTCGCTTTTCGATGCCGGCGATGCCGTGGCGATCGCGAGACCGGGTTATCCCGCTTATCGCAACATTCTCGGCGCGCTGGGGCTGAAGGTTCTCGAAGTGCCGGTGACGGCCGAGACCCACTTTACCCTGACACCCGAGAGCCTCGAGGCGGCACAGCAGCAAAGCGGCGTCAGGCTCAAAGGCGTACTGCTTGCAAGCCCCGCAAATCCGACCGGCACCGTGACCGGCCGTGACGGGTTGAAGGCGCTTGCGGACTACTGCGCGGCCCAATCCATCGCCTTCATCTCCGATGAGATCTATCATGGGCTGATTTTCGCCGGCGAGGAGGCGAGCGCGCTCGAGCTGACCGACGAGGCGATCGTCATCAACTCCTTCTCCAAATATTACTGCATGACCGGCTGGCGAATCGGTTGGATGGTGCTGCCGGAGCGCCTGGTGCGGCCGATCGAGCGCGTGGCGCAGAGCCTCTATATCTCGCCGCCCGAGCTCTCCCAGATCGCAGCGGTGGCCGCACTTGGCGCAAGCGAAGAGCTTGATCATGTCAAGGCGAGCTATGCCGCAAACCGAGCGCTGCTGCTCGACCGCCTGCCCAGGATCGGCCTTGCGCCCGCTTCGCCGATGGACGGTGCCTTCTACGCCTATATCGATGTCTCGCGCTTCACCAATGACAGCATGGGTTTTGCCAAACGCATGCTTGCAGAAATCAACGTCGCGGGGACGCCGGGGCTGGATTTCGATCCGCTGGAGGGACATCGAACCTTGCGTCTCTCCTATGCGGGTTCGCAAGGAGAGATCGCTCAGGCGGTGGAGCGGATAGCAGTCTGGCTGAAGTAGGGCTGCGGGGGGGCAAGCGGCTGCTTGCCCACGTGCTCTAAATCAGCTGCGCGACGAAAACAGCGAAGCGAGCGTCGAAGCCGGCTTGTTGTTCAGCCGCGGAACCACCACGAGCTGCTTGATCTCGCCCCGTTTGTAGGCGGCCAGGAAGCGCTTGTAGTCCTTGAAGGAAACGCAGCCATTGGAATCGCCGTTCTTGCCGAGCATATAGGTGTGGGCAAGCAGGCCGACGCGGTCATAGATGGCATCCGAGCCTTCCACCGGTGTCAAGCGCAGCGCTTCGACTCCGTGAAACAGAGCCTCGCGCATCGTGAGGACATAGGTATGCGGCGGCGTCGGTCCGCGCATCTTCTTGTCGACGTAGCGCGGGTTGTCGCGCATCTTGCCGAGACCTGAATGAGCCTCCAGCCGTTCGCCATTCGGCAAGTAGACGGTGCTGTTTTCGATATCATAGATCGCGACACCTGCCCGCAGTTTCGGTGAAAAGACCGGCTTGTCGTAGCGCGGCACGGCATCGTCCTCATCGTCCTCTATCGGCGAGTTTGGCTGGGCATAGGCAAGGGCAGGCCCGGCAGAACGCTGCGCACCCTTGGCCGTCGGTGCCGGTTTGCCGATGAGTCCGTCCGGACGCGCCATCGGTAACGGCACGGAACCTGTATCGGGTGACAGGACGAGATCGAAGGGTTGATCCTCTGCCGCTGCGACCTGCACCGGAGCGGAATCTGTTGCAGGAACCGAGGCGGTCCTGACGGGAGAGGCGACTGGCTCGATCGGGGCGGGTGCGATCTGCCGGGGGTCAGCATCGGCAAGCGCGAGCATCGCCTGGAGTTGGGCCGCTGCGACGGCCTCCTTCGACGGAACGATGATGCGGTTGCCGTCGTCTTCTTCAATCTCTGCCGAGGCGAGTTCGACCGGCGGCGGCGCGATCGCATCATCCTTGCGGAACTTGGCGCTGTCGGAAATCGCGGCGACGACCGGTTGCTCGGCAGTCACGGTCAGCGGATTGTTCTTCGCCAGAGCCGCCAATGCCGTTGCGGCGGCGGCGGTCTTTTCGGCGTGAGACTGGATGAGGCTTGCCGTCAGCGGCATCTTCGGCTTCGCGTTGAAGGCAGTCAGCCGGTCACCCTTGCCGACATGGATCAACCTTTCAAGGCGAGTTGACGATGCCACCTTCGGGGTGGCGCCGATCTGTGCCAGGCTACCTGCTGGAGAGAAGGGCGCGGCGACCGAATGCATCGTTGCCAAGGTCGCGATCAGCCATGTTGAGGTTAAAAGCCCGGCGCCGACGACACCGTAAAGAAAACCGCGAGATCTGTGCGAACGCAAAGCAGATCCGCCAAGAGGGGCGACGTTATCCAACGTCCCTACCGCAAACGCCATACTACACTCGTCTTTCAAACTCGCTACGCAGGCCGGCGGCACTGACTGACTAAAACTTCGCCGGGGCCGGTAAGGGTGCAAAGGGGCCGAATTTAGGCCGCTTGCGACTTCCGACTGTTTTGAGAGGATGACGAATTATGGTTTCTAATTTGTTTACGCGATATCGCTGTTTCTTGGGATGTCTCAAAAAGAGATGCCTGCGGCCGTCTCAGGTGCGTTCCATCACGTAACTTCCCGGTGCTTCTTCGATCGCGTTCAGCGCATCGCCGCCGGGTTTGCGCGCCGCAACGCGTCTGCCGTCCTGCGACTCGATCCAGGCCTGCCAATGCGGCCACCACGACCCCGGCGTCTCGGTGGCCCGCTCGAGCCAGGTCTCATACTCGCCCTTGGCCGGGCCGCCCGTCCAGAACTGGTATTTCTTCTTGTCGGGCGGGTTGACGACGCCGGCGATATGTCCCGAGCCGGTGACGACGAATTCCACCTTGCCGCCGAAGAACTGGCTGCCGAGGAAGACCGATTTTGCAGGCGCGATGTGGTCCTCGCGCGTGGCGAGATTATAGATCGGGATCTTCACATCTTTCAGCGATACGCGCTTGCCGTCGAGGATCATCTCGTTCTGCGTCAACGCATTGCGGAGATAGCAGTTTCGCAGGTAGAAAGCGTGGTTTGCCGCCGCCATGCGCGTCGAATCGGCGTTCCAGAACAAGAGATCGAAGGGCAGGGGCTCCTGACCCTTGAGATAGCTGTTGACGAAATAAGGCCAGATCAGCTCGGAGGCGCGCAGCATGTTGAAGGCCATCGACATCTTCGTGCCGTCGAGATAGCCGGCCGCCTTCATATGCTCTTCGAGCGCGGCAAGCTGCTCCTCGTCGACGAAGACTTTGAGGTCGCCGGCATGGGTGAAGTCGACCTGAGTGGTGAAGAGAGTCGCGGTCTTTATGCGCCGGTTCTTCTCCTTAGCGTGCAGCGCCAGTGTCGCGGCCAGCAGCGTGCCGCCGACGCAGTAGCCGACGGCATTGACGTCCTTCTCGCCGGTCGCCTTCTCGATCGTCTCGAGCGCGAAATCGATGCCTTCCCGGGCATAGGCGCCCCAGTCCTTCTCGGCGTGACGCGCATCCGGGTTGACCCAGGATATGACGAAGACGGTCTGGCCCTGGTCTACGCACCATTTGATGAAGGATTTCTGAGGGTTGAGGTCGAGAATATAGAACTTGTTGATCCAGGGCGGGCAGATCAGCAGTGGCCGCTTCAGCACGGTTTCGGTCGAGGCTTCGTACTGGATGATCTGGCAGATATCGTTCTGGGCGATGACTTTGCCCGGTGTCAGCGCCATGTCACGGCCGACAGCGAATTTCGTCATGTCGGTCTGTCGAAGGCGAAGCTCGCCATTTCCGGCAGCGATGTCCTCGGCGAGCATCTTCATGCCGCGCACCAGGTTTTCGCCGTTGGTTGCGATGGTCTCGCGGTAAAGCTGCGGGTTGGTAGCGATGAAGTTGCTCGGCGAAAGTGCCGCCGTGATCTGCTTCACGTAAAATTCGGCCTTGTGCTTGGTGTGTTCGTCGAGGCCGTCGGTCTCCGACACCAGCTTGTCCACCCAATCGCTCGTGACGAGATAGACCTGGCGGAGGAAATCGAAGAACGGATTTTTCTGCCAATCCTCGTCGGAAAAGCGCTTGTCCTTGCGGGTGTCGGGCTCGGGCGGCAGGGGCTCGCCCTGCATCCCACGCGTGCCCTGCAAGCGCTGCATCGAGCGCATCCAGATGCCGAAGAACGAGGACATCAGCTGGGTCTGCGCCTCGAAGGTGCGGCGGGGATCGGAAATCCAATATTCGCTGACCTTCGAAAGCGTCTTGACCATGTCGGTTATCGGATCGATGGAGCTTTCGGTGATCTCGCCGCGTTCGCGCGGCGCAAGCCAAGCCGAGGCGGCCTGGCCGAGATTTTCGAGCGCCCGGGCGAAATTCATCGCCATGGTCTCGGGATCCTTCAGCAGATAGGGTTCGAGATCGGTTGCGTCGAAACCGGTCTTGTCGCCATTCTTCTGGCCGCCACTCTCCTGCTTGCTGTCGGTCACCATTTCCTCCGGCGGCAGCACTCTTTTTATCCGTTTGTTGTACATCGTGACCGAACGAGAAAACAAGTTCCACCCGCATCGGCTCGTGCTATTGCTTTGTGGCTGCGACAAATTTAACAGTCGAGGCAATCAGAACTGGATTTTGAGGCATGATCGAGAACCGCATCCGGCGCATCGCAACCTTCAACCGCACCGCATTGATCTGCGCCGCGGCGGCGATGACCCTTGCCGGATGCAATCTGACGGCGGAGGAAAAAGCCGCAGCTGCCGCCAAGCGAGCGGCGCCGACCGCCGTCGTCATGCCGGCAACCAAGGGCGAGGCTGTCGAAGGCGGTCTGACAAAATCACCGGACGGCTATCCGAATTTCGGTGCGCCGCTAACGGCGGCCAACGTCCAGATGAGCGATGAGCAGGCGGCCGAACTGCAGCATCAGTTGACCGCGCTTGCCGGCCGGCGCAAGGCCGGCACGATCTCGGAAGCCGAATATCAGGCCAAGGTCGCCGAAATGCGCCGCCTCGCCGCCGAGCATGGTCCGCAGACGCTCTCCGAAATATCCAAATAAGCCTTGCCTTTCAGGCAATTTGGACGCAAAGCCTTCCGGATGGATCGGAAGATGCGATTTTCCCGATAATGCGTGGTTGTGCGGCCTTTCCGTCAAAGATTTGCCGCTTGGCTTGGGTCTGATGAATACGGCGCTGCGATTGTGAAGTTCGTGTCGCAGCCGCCGGGAGACGGAACGAACTTCGACCGCGGCCCGAAATGCCGCCTTTCCACGGGGAATGAAATGGAAGAGTTTCACAAAGTCCGGCGTTTGCCGCCTTATGTTTTCGAACAGGTCAACCGTTTGAAAGCAAGCGCGCGAGCGGGCGGCGCCGATATCATCGATCTCGGCATGGGAAACCCTGACCTTCCCACTCCCCAGGCGATCGTCGACAAGCTCTGCGAGGTCGTGCAGGATCCGCGCACCCACCGTTATTCCTCCTCCAAGGGCATACCGGGCCTGCGCCGCGCCCAGGCCGCCTATTATGCCCGCCGTTTCGGCGTCAAGCTCAACCCGGATACGCAGGTGGTCGCCACCCTCGGCTCCAAGGAAGGCTTCGCCAATATGGCGCAGGCGATCACCGCGCCCGGCGACGTGATCCTCTGCCCGAATCCAACCTATCCGATTCACGCCTTCGGCTTCCTGATGGCCGGCGGCGTGATCCGCTCGATGTCGGTGGAGCCGGACGAGACCTTCTTCCCGCCGCTTGAGCGCGCGCTTCGGCACTCAATCCCGAAGCCGCTGGCGCTGATCCTCAACTATCCCTCGAACCCGACGGCGTTCGTCGCGACGCTCGATTTCTACAAGGACGTCGTAGCCTTCGCCAAGAAGCATGACATCATCGTGCTCTCCGACCTTGCCTATTCGGAGATCTATTTCGACGGCGCTCCGCCGCCTTCGGTCCTCGAAGTGCCGGGCGCAATGGATGTGACGGTCGAGTTCACCTCGATGTCGAAGACCTTCTCCATGCCCGGCTGGCGCATGGGCTTTGCCGTCGGCAATGAGCGGCTGATCGCTGCGCTCACCCGCGTCAAGTCCTACCTCGACTACGGCGCCTTCACGCCGATCCAGGTGGCGGCGACGCATGCGCTGAATGGCGACGGCTCCGATATTGCCGAAGTGCGCAATGTCTACAAACGCCGCCGCGACGTCATGGTCGAAAGCTTCGGCAAGGCGGGCTTTGAAGTGCCGCCGCCGGCAGCCACCATGTTCGCCTGGGCGAAAATTCCGGAAAAGTTCCGTCATCTCGGTTCGCTGGAGTTTTCCAAGCTGCTGGTCGAGAAGGCCGACGTCGCCGTTGCTCCCGGCATCGGATTCGGCGAGATGGGCGACGACTATGTCCGTCTGGCGCTTGTCGAGAATGAACACCGCATCCGTCAGGCTGCGCGCAATATCAAAAAGTTCATGTCGACGGCAGACGAGACGATGCATAACGTCATCTCGCTGAACGCCCACCGTTAATTCCAACTCTTGGGCAGCCGCATTCGGCGGCTGCCGCCACACAGACATTTCGGGATCGATCCATGGCAGATGCCCTCAAAATCGGCATTGCGGGCTTAGGCACCGTTGGCGCCTCGCTTGTCCGCATCATTCAGCAAAAAAGCAACGAGCTTGCCGTCACCTGCGGACGTCCGATTACGATCACCGCGGTTTCCGCCCGCGGCAAAACGCGGGACCGGGGCGTCGATCTTTCTGCCGTCACCTGGTTCGATCGGCCTGAGGATCTGGCCGAAAAGGGTGATATCGACGTCTTCGTCGAACTGATGGGCGGTGCCGAGGGGGCTGCCAACGTCTCGGTGCGAGCCGCGCTGCAGCGCGGTCTCCATGTGGTGACAGCCAACAAGGCGCTGCTCGCCTATCACGGCGTCGAGTTTGCGACGATCGCGGAAGAGAAGGGCTCGCTGTTGAATTTCGAGGCGGC
It includes:
- a CDS encoding LL-diaminopimelate aminotransferase is translated as MEEFHKVRRLPPYVFEQVNRLKASARAGGADIIDLGMGNPDLPTPQAIVDKLCEVVQDPRTHRYSSSKGIPGLRRAQAAYYARRFGVKLNPDTQVVATLGSKEGFANMAQAITAPGDVILCPNPTYPIHAFGFLMAGGVIRSMSVEPDETFFPPLERALRHSIPKPLALILNYPSNPTAFVATLDFYKDVVAFAKKHDIIVLSDLAYSEIYFDGAPPPSVLEVPGAMDVTVEFTSMSKTFSMPGWRMGFAVGNERLIAALTRVKSYLDYGAFTPIQVAATHALNGDGSDIAEVRNVYKRRRDVMVESFGKAGFEVPPPAATMFAWAKIPEKFRHLGSLEFSKLLVEKADVAVAPGIGFGEMGDDYVRLALVENEHRIRQAARNIKKFMSTADETMHNVISLNAHR
- a CDS encoding DUF2778 domain-containing protein, yielding MAFAVGTLDNVAPLGGSALRSHRSRGFLYGVVGAGLLTSTWLIATLATMHSVAAPFSPAGSLAQIGATPKVASSTRLERLIHVGKGDRLTAFNAKPKMPLTASLIQSHAEKTAAAATALAALAKNNPLTVTAEQPVVAAISDSAKFRKDDAIAPPPVELASAEIEEDDGNRIIVPSKEAVAAAQLQAMLALADADPRQIAPAPIEPVASPVRTASVPATDSAPVQVAAAEDQPFDLVLSPDTGSVPLPMARPDGLIGKPAPTAKGAQRSAGPALAYAQPNSPIEDDEDDAVPRYDKPVFSPKLRAGVAIYDIENSTVYLPNGERLEAHSGLGKMRDNPRYVDKKMRGPTPPHTYVLTMREALFHGVEALRLTPVEGSDAIYDRVGLLAHTYMLGKNGDSNGCVSFKDYKRFLAAYKRGEIKQLVVVPRLNNKPASTLASLFSSRS
- the aroQ gene encoding type II 3-dehydroquinate dehydratase — encoded protein: MTQTIFVLNGPNLNMLGKREPGIYGGKTLKDIEADCKAAGRELGFDIDFRQSNHEGTLVDWIHEADEKAAGVAINAGAYTHTSVALHDAIRAISIPVIELHISNVHTREEFRRESMIAPACKGVICGFGPHSYILALQALKNITA
- a CDS encoding aminotransferase class I/II-fold pyridoxal phosphate-dependent enzyme, translated to MFNISKRSEVEPFHAMDVLAEATKRRAAGHPVISMAVGQPSHPAPRAALEAASAALVEGRIGYTDALGTARLKSALAWHYRDRHGLQIDPKRIAITTGSSAGFNLAFLSLFDAGDAVAIARPGYPAYRNILGALGLKVLEVPVTAETHFTLTPESLEAAQQQSGVRLKGVLLASPANPTGTVTGRDGLKALADYCAAQSIAFISDEIYHGLIFAGEEASALELTDEAIVINSFSKYYCMTGWRIGWMVLPERLVRPIERVAQSLYISPPELSQIAAVAALGASEELDHVKASYAANRALLLDRLPRIGLAPASPMDGAFYAYIDVSRFTNDSMGFAKRMLAEINVAGTPGLDFDPLEGHRTLRLSYAGSQGEIAQAVERIAVWLK
- a CDS encoding DsbA family protein, which codes for MAFFPKSFTALALAASIALPFPAAALDDQQKKEFGEFIKQYLIENPEIMLDVQEALQKKQEAARLVKANMAIEENTANIFNSKDDVALGNPKGDVTVVEFFDYNCTYCRHALPDMQAMLKKDANVRFVLKEFPILGPDSVAAHKVADAFRRLAPAKYGDFHVALLSSEGRASEDSAIAVAGSLGVSEDKIRAEMAKSPNDGIVQATYQLASSLGISGTPSYVIGNELVPGAVGLDDLEAKVKNMRSCGKTAC
- the phaC gene encoding class I poly(R)-hydroxyalkanoic acid synthase, yielding MVTDSKQESGGQKNGDKTGFDATDLEPYLLKDPETMAMNFARALENLGQAASAWLAPRERGEITESSIDPITDMVKTLSKVSEYWISDPRRTFEAQTQLMSSFFGIWMRSMQRLQGTRGMQGEPLPPEPDTRKDKRFSDEDWQKNPFFDFLRQVYLVTSDWVDKLVSETDGLDEHTKHKAEFYVKQITAALSPSNFIATNPQLYRETIATNGENLVRGMKMLAEDIAAGNGELRLRQTDMTKFAVGRDMALTPGKVIAQNDICQIIQYEASTETVLKRPLLICPPWINKFYILDLNPQKSFIKWCVDQGQTVFVISWVNPDARHAEKDWGAYAREGIDFALETIEKATGEKDVNAVGYCVGGTLLAATLALHAKEKNRRIKTATLFTTQVDFTHAGDLKVFVDEEQLAALEEHMKAAGYLDGTKMSMAFNMLRASELIWPYFVNSYLKGQEPLPFDLLFWNADSTRMAAANHAFYLRNCYLRNALTQNEMILDGKRVSLKDVKIPIYNLATREDHIAPAKSVFLGSQFFGGKVEFVVTGSGHIAGVVNPPDKKKYQFWTGGPAKGEYETWLERATETPGSWWPHWQAWIESQDGRRVAARKPGGDALNAIEEAPGSYVMERT